The following are from one region of the Thermoanaerobaculia bacterium genome:
- a CDS encoding ATP-binding protein yields the protein MQQRTVVWLIILRVVVITTLLFTALMFQSVTEFTHTLSPFFYLTALTYALTITYIILLKLIPSILNVYAQLCGDVLIITTIVYYSGGLESSFSFLYIIIIIIASTLLYRRGGMVIASASAIAYGAMIDLQYYGFLTFLPFSEEAPVWSQGKIYYNLFINIIGFFGAALLTSIISEKLRRTTEVLSATASHLHDLQVFQHSVLSSITSPLIITNELGIVQYMNTGARAMFPDMSDITSLGLVTLEQLQEYVPDQILPVNQAFHHRGRVYIPGVSSFSSSDESTAGFIFILDDITELQKLEAELRRQEHIAAIGTMAAAIAHEIRNPLATITGSVQMLEGESREEANTHLFRIILDESRRLNRFIENFIRFVKSPEPTIEILDLRQQIIELIQLLGSNQDWKKIQLNLEAPDRSIFIYGDRDRIQQIFWNLLTNASKALGHEGGTVNISIQPDGKKVRITVRDTGSGIPPEERERIFEPFHGSFTKGLGLGLTLVKRYVEESRGSISLGESSDSGTSFILQFENAEPPHA from the coding sequence GTGCAGCAGCGAACGGTTGTCTGGTTAATCATCCTGAGGGTGGTGGTCATCACCACCCTCTTGTTTACTGCGTTAATGTTTCAGTCGGTGACGGAGTTTACCCACACACTGAGCCCCTTCTTCTACCTGACAGCCCTGACCTACGCTCTTACGATCACCTATATCATCCTCCTGAAGCTGATTCCTTCCATTCTGAATGTCTATGCGCAGCTTTGTGGTGATGTCCTGATCATAACGACCATCGTTTACTACAGCGGCGGCCTGGAAAGTAGTTTTTCCTTCCTCTACATCATCATCATCATTATTGCCTCCACCCTGCTTTATCGCAGGGGAGGCATGGTAATCGCCTCGGCCTCCGCCATAGCCTACGGAGCCATGATTGACCTCCAGTACTATGGTTTTTTAACCTTCCTCCCCTTTTCCGAGGAAGCTCCGGTCTGGAGTCAGGGTAAAATTTATTACAATCTATTTATCAATATCATCGGTTTCTTTGGTGCCGCGCTCCTTACCAGCATCATTTCCGAAAAGCTGCGCAGAACCACGGAAGTATTGTCTGCGACCGCCAGTCACCTTCACGACCTCCAGGTCTTTCAGCATTCCGTGCTCTCCAGCATTACCTCCCCTCTGATTATCACCAATGAATTGGGAATCGTTCAGTACATGAACACCGGGGCCCGGGCGATGTTTCCGGACATGAGCGACATCACCTCACTCGGCCTCGTAACCCTGGAGCAGCTTCAGGAATATGTGCCCGATCAGATCCTCCCCGTCAATCAGGCCTTCCATCACCGCGGAAGAGTATATATTCCCGGAGTTTCAAGCTTCTCATCCTCCGATGAAAGTACCGCGGGCTTTATTTTCATTCTGGATGACATCACGGAACTGCAGAAGCTGGAAGCCGAGCTCCGCAGACAGGAGCACATTGCGGCAATCGGAACCATGGCAGCCGCCATTGCGCATGAAATTCGAAACCCCCTGGCCACCATCACGGGTTCCGTTCAGATGTTGGAGGGCGAATCCAGAGAAGAAGCCAACACCCATCTTTTCCGAATTATTCTGGATGAGTCCCGAAGGCTGAATCGTTTTATTGAAAATTTTATCCGCTTCGTGAAGAGTCCGGAACCCACCATAGAAATTCTTGATCTCAGACAGCAGATCATTGAATTGATCCAGCTTCTTGGAAGCAACCAGGACTGGAAAAAGATACAACTGAACCTGGAAGCCCCTGACCGTTCCATCTTCATCTATGGTGACCGGGACAGAATTCAGCAGATCTTCTGGAATCTTCTTACCAATGCTAGCAAAGCTCTGGGGCATGAAGGAGGAACCGTAAATATTTCCATCCAGCCGGATGGAAAAAAAGTTCGGATTACGGTACGAGATACCGGAAGCGGAATTCCTCCTGAAGAGCGGGAGCGCATCTTTGAGCCCTTTCACGGATCCTTTACAAAGGGGCTCGGGCTGGGTCTGACCCTGGTCAAACGTTACGTGGAAGAATCCAGAGGTTCAATCTCTCTCGGAGAATCTTCCGACTCCGGGACAAGTTTCATCCTCCAGTTTGAGAATGCGGAGCCACCCCATGCCTAA
- a CDS encoding type II secretion system F family protein → MPTFVWKGTGPDRKPQEGVMVADSKDTVIANLRRQRIIVTAVKEKGKEIALPKFGGRVKPKSLAVFTRQFSVMIDAGLPLVQCLEILGNQEDNKLFAKIILQVRQDVEAGSSLADSMGKHPRAFDDLYCNMVRAGETGGILDTILHRLATYIEKSVKLKSQVKSALIYPVAVILIAAIVVAIILWKVIPTFAALYHGLGAELPMPTRITIALSHFLVNYGLIMIAFFIACTIAIRQYYKTYTGRRKLDKFILSVPIIGLLMRKIAVARFCRTLSTLTSSGVPIIEGLEITAKTSGNAIIEDALMEVRRRVEEGKTISEPLKESGVFPPMVVQMISVGEQTGMLDTMLEKIAIFYEEEVDTAVAGLMKLLEPVMISILGVVIGGIVVSMYMPLFSLISKIG, encoded by the coding sequence ATGCCTACCTTCGTATGGAAGGGAACAGGTCCCGATCGCAAGCCTCAGGAAGGGGTGATGGTAGCCGATTCCAAAGATACCGTCATTGCCAACCTGCGCCGACAGCGTATCATCGTGACCGCGGTCAAGGAAAAGGGAAAAGAAATTGCGCTTCCTAAATTCGGGGGAAGGGTCAAACCCAAAAGTCTCGCCGTTTTCACCCGGCAGTTCTCGGTCATGATCGATGCCGGCCTGCCCCTTGTCCAGTGCCTTGAAATTTTAGGAAACCAGGAAGATAACAAGCTCTTCGCCAAGATTATCCTTCAGGTCAGGCAGGATGTTGAAGCCGGTTCATCCCTGGCGGACTCAATGGGCAAGCACCCCCGGGCATTTGACGATCTCTACTGCAACATGGTCCGGGCAGGTGAGACCGGAGGTATTCTGGATACCATCCTCCATCGACTGGCCACCTACATTGAAAAATCGGTCAAGTTGAAGAGTCAGGTGAAATCAGCCCTGATCTATCCTGTGGCTGTTATCCTCATTGCAGCGATCGTCGTAGCGATCATTCTCTGGAAAGTCATCCCGACCTTTGCCGCTCTCTATCACGGACTGGGTGCCGAACTTCCCATGCCGACACGAATCACCATCGCCCTCAGTCACTTCCTCGTCAACTACGGCTTAATCATGATTGCATTCTTCATCGCGTGCACCATTGCGATCCGTCAGTACTATAAAACCTATACAGGACGGCGGAAACTGGATAAGTTCATCCTGAGCGTCCCTATTATCGGGCTTCTCATGCGTAAAATCGCCGTGGCCCGATTTTGCCGCACCCTTTCCACGCTGACTTCCTCCGGTGTTCCCATTATTGAAGGATTGGAGATCACCGCAAAAACTTCCGGAAACGCAATTATCGAGGATGCATTGATGGAAGTGCGGAGACGGGTGGAAGAGGGAAAGACCATCTCCGAACCCTTGAAGGAATCGGGAGTTTTCCCGCCTATGGTTGTGCAGATGATCTCGGTTGGCGAACAGACCGGTATGTTGGATACGATGCTGGAAAAAATCGCTATCTTTTATGAGGAAGAAGTGGATACTGCTGTTGCGGGTCTCATGAAGCTGCTGGAGCCTGTCATGATTTCCATCCTCGGCGTCGTCATCGGCGGCATCGTCGTCTCGATGTACATGCCGCTCTTCTCGCTTATCAGTAAAATCGGATAA
- a CDS encoding type IV pilus twitching motility protein PilT, protein MAISIQALLKQMVEQNGTDLHVTTNSPPVVRIHGKLQRLDYPPLTAVETKQLIYSILTDAQKHRFEEDLELDFSFGIKNLARFRANVYSQRGAVAGAFRLIPYEIRTFKELGLPEVIAKICDKPRGLVLVTGPTGSGKSTTLAAMLDKINKERYEHMVTIEDPVEYLHRHQNCIVNQRELHADTHSFNNALRSVLRQDPDIVLIGEMRDLETIEAALRIAETGHLTFATLHTNSAVETINRIIDVFPTNQQSQVRTQLSFVLEGILCQSLLQRKDGRGRALAIEILIPNSGIRNLIREDKIHQLYSMMQTGQSTHGMQTFNQCLSNLYFRNQITLETALGRSSNPDELMDIISRGAGNTPQQAPGQRPPQPRPR, encoded by the coding sequence ATGGCTATCAGTATCCAGGCGCTGCTGAAACAGATGGTCGAGCAGAATGGAACGGATTTACACGTCACGACGAACTCACCACCCGTCGTCCGCATCCACGGCAAGCTGCAACGGCTCGACTATCCGCCCCTGACAGCAGTGGAAACCAAGCAACTGATTTACAGTATCCTTACCGACGCACAGAAGCATCGGTTCGAGGAAGATCTGGAACTGGATTTTTCCTTCGGAATCAAGAATCTGGCCCGTTTCCGTGCCAACGTATATTCGCAAAGAGGTGCGGTGGCGGGGGCCTTCCGTCTCATTCCTTACGAAATCCGAACCTTTAAGGAACTGGGTCTTCCCGAAGTCATCGCCAAGATCTGCGACAAGCCCAGGGGACTCGTTCTGGTGACCGGGCCTACAGGCTCCGGGAAATCCACGACGCTGGCCGCCATGCTGGATAAGATCAACAAGGAACGATACGAACACATGGTGACGATTGAAGATCCCGTGGAGTATCTTCACCGTCATCAGAACTGTATTGTGAACCAGAGGGAACTTCACGCGGATACCCATTCCTTCAACAACGCCCTCCGCAGTGTTCTTCGACAGGACCCGGACATTGTACTGATCGGAGAAATGCGAGATCTAGAGACGATTGAAGCGGCACTCAGAATTGCAGAAACCGGTCACCTTACCTTTGCAACTCTCCACACCAACTCCGCGGTGGAAACCATCAACCGAATTATCGACGTTTTCCCCACCAACCAGCAGAGCCAGGTACGGACACAGCTTTCCTTCGTTCTGGAAGGCATCCTGTGCCAATCCCTCCTTCAGCGTAAGGATGGACGGGGACGGGCGCTCGCCATCGAAATTCTGATTCCGAATTCCGGTATCCGGAACCTGATACGTGAAGATAAAATTCACCAGCTGTACAGTATGATGCAGACCGGCCAATCGACCCACGGGATGCAGACCTTCAACCAGTGTCTCTCCAATCTCTATTTTCGTAATCAGATCACCCTTGAAACCGCTCTGGGCCGAAGTTCCAACCCGGACGAACTAATGGATATCATCTCTCGCGGCGCGGGAAATACGCCCCAACAGGCTCCCGGCCAGCGGCCTCCTCAACCCAGGCCGCGCTGA
- the pilB gene encoding type IV-A pilus assembly ATPase PilB has product MALRLGELLVKSKLISEQQLQEALNFQKEKGGKLGEALVGLGLITEQDITEVLSQQFGVPAIDLEHFEIDENVVKIIPADVARKYHVMPVSRTGATLTLAMGDPTNVFAIDDIKFLTGYNVEPVIASESAIHRAIDNYYGTTHAVELKKVMDDIASAEDAALEVMEEDEEMDLAELEAESEQAPVVRLVNLILTDAVKRGASDIHIEPYEKIFRVRFRIDGVLYEVMNPPMKLRDAIISRVKILSKLDIAEKRLPQDGRIKLKMKLQDKSKDLDLRVSVLPTLFGEKIVMRLLDKDNLMLDMTRLGFEPESLKYFEEAIFRPWGMVLVTGPTGSGKTNTLYSAIQRINTPEVNIMTAEDPVEFNLAGVNQVQMHEAIGLNFAATLRSFLRQDPNIILVGEIRDFETAEIAVKAALTGHLVLSTLHTNDAPSSVTRMVNMGIEPFLVATSVNLIAAQRLVRRVCQNCKEEVDVPPQALINIGFTPEEAKSINIVKGKGCEKCNNTGHKGRVALYEVMAMTDDLRELILSGASAMELKQRAVEEGMLSLRRSGLVKIMNGITSIEEVVRETVA; this is encoded by the coding sequence ATGGCTCTTCGTCTAGGTGAACTGCTGGTTAAATCCAAACTGATATCAGAACAGCAATTGCAGGAGGCCCTGAACTTTCAGAAGGAAAAGGGCGGGAAACTCGGTGAAGCCCTTGTAGGACTCGGGCTGATTACTGAACAGGATATAACCGAAGTGCTCTCCCAGCAGTTCGGTGTTCCAGCCATCGATCTGGAGCACTTTGAGATTGATGAAAACGTCGTCAAAATTATCCCGGCGGATGTCGCACGAAAGTATCATGTCATGCCCGTCAGCCGTACGGGAGCGACACTGACCCTTGCCATGGGAGATCCCACCAATGTCTTCGCCATTGATGACATCAAGTTCCTCACGGGGTACAATGTCGAACCGGTCATAGCATCGGAAAGCGCCATCCACAGAGCCATCGACAATTATTACGGCACAACGCATGCGGTGGAGCTCAAGAAAGTCATGGACGACATCGCCAGTGCCGAAGATGCGGCCCTGGAAGTCATGGAAGAAGACGAAGAGATGGACCTGGCCGAACTTGAAGCCGAGTCGGAACAGGCTCCTGTGGTACGTCTGGTCAACCTGATCCTTACCGATGCTGTCAAACGGGGTGCAAGCGATATCCACATCGAACCCTACGAAAAGATTTTTCGAGTGCGGTTCCGAATCGACGGTGTCCTTTACGAAGTAATGAACCCCCCCATGAAGTTGAGGGATGCGATCATCTCACGCGTAAAAATTCTCTCCAAACTTGACATTGCAGAAAAACGTCTTCCCCAGGACGGACGCATCAAGCTCAAGATGAAACTTCAGGACAAGAGCAAGGATCTGGACCTTCGCGTATCGGTCCTGCCCACTCTGTTCGGGGAAAAGATCGTCATGCGTCTTTTGGACAAAGACAATCTCATGCTGGACATGACGCGTCTCGGTTTTGAGCCCGAATCACTGAAGTATTTTGAAGAGGCTATCTTCAGGCCCTGGGGAATGGTTCTGGTTACCGGACCCACAGGATCGGGAAAGACCAATACGCTTTATAGCGCTATTCAGAGAATCAACACACCGGAAGTCAACATCATGACCGCGGAAGACCCGGTTGAATTCAACCTGGCGGGCGTCAACCAGGTTCAAATGCACGAAGCCATTGGACTAAACTTTGCCGCCACCCTCCGTTCCTTTCTCCGACAGGATCCCAACATCATCCTGGTCGGAGAGATTCGAGACTTTGAAACCGCCGAAATCGCGGTCAAAGCCGCCCTCACGGGTCACCTCGTTCTCTCTACCCTCCATACGAATGATGCTCCCAGTTCGGTGACCCGCATGGTGAACATGGGGATCGAGCCCTTCCTGGTTGCAACCTCCGTCAACCTGATCGCCGCACAACGTCTAGTCCGCCGGGTATGTCAGAATTGCAAGGAGGAGGTCGATGTCCCTCCTCAGGCCCTGATCAACATAGGGTTCACACCGGAAGAAGCCAAGTCGATTAATATCGTCAAAGGTAAAGGTTGTGAAAAGTGTAACAATACCGGGCACAAGGGCCGCGTTGCCCTGTACGAGGTCATGGCCATGACCGATGATCTCCGGGAGTTGATCCTATCCGGAGCCAGCGCCATGGAACTGAAACAGCGGGCCGTGGAGGAGGGCATGCTGAGCCTTCGGAGAAGCGGCCTTGTCAAGATTATGAACGGCATCACCTCTATCGAAGAGGTGGTCCGTGAAACCGTAGCATAA
- a CDS encoding cyclic nucleotide-binding domain-containing protein: MVEEQRSSSLWMHFSDEEKTYLEGFAEHLTLAKGDVVIEPGVVHSSLYVILKGTVRVLHVVSGRELILASLGEGQTLGELSFIESGKSSATCRALTDVALLRFDRAAMDRISEERPVLAARIWHVLALELKHRLLRTNENLASFFNISQTLTENEQFRVMYGNCFR; the protein is encoded by the coding sequence ATGGTTGAAGAACAGCGCTCTTCATCGCTCTGGATGCACTTTTCGGACGAAGAGAAAACCTATTTAGAAGGTTTTGCCGAACATCTTACCCTTGCGAAAGGCGATGTAGTCATCGAACCCGGTGTGGTTCACTCCAGCCTCTATGTCATTCTGAAGGGAACCGTACGGGTCCTCCATGTTGTCAGCGGCCGGGAACTCATCCTGGCCAGCCTGGGAGAAGGCCAGACGTTAGGAGAGCTTTCCTTCATTGAATCGGGAAAATCATCGGCGACCTGCAGAGCCCTTACGGATGTGGCATTGCTCCGGTTCGATCGCGCCGCCATGGATCGTATTTCTGAAGAACGTCCGGTTCTGGCGGCAAGGATCTGGCATGTGCTGGCTCTTGAACTGAAACACCGCCTGTTGAGAACGAATGAAAATCTGGCATCTTTCTTTAATATTTCACAGACTCTTACGGAGAACGAACAGTTTCGAGTCATGTACGGGAACTGTTTCCGCTGA
- a CDS encoding M28 family metallopeptidase: MLSTIAQLSLHLILLTQPAGGLPAGLDVIHPDPGFYLVLANPDELQSLKDHDVPHRDLGLWRDLYPAAVISTHLSGYTNVEDPIATQNGRYLIRWDRDQPPPRGHIAVLPMRGVPPFPERPLRASSPADIPFRGASFFPSERFESYLRQVSGEDPFLFQGQEIALYSRSYDLMTRADHTEAMAVEYLYITLQSQGYAPEVLPFAVPYCGAHFNVAVTVPGWLYPDEEVYVTAHFDDRPFSGRAPGADDNGTGTASMLVISEMLRCLPPQRTIRLVWVSAEEVGLCGSRGLLESMDTTRRSNIVADINGDMFGYDGNGDGYVPIHAGLMSGSRDLGQIFADAAVNLGLPLDVEVLTHNAIAASDHSSFWIYGIPAIEIGEDFFYDSNPAYHRSGDKISAMHLDYATAIGTAMAATVLSVANPDPGFYPRTFSCFDRMNDSKPAATPR, translated from the coding sequence ATGCTATCAACCATTGCCCAGCTTTCTCTCCATCTTATCCTTCTTACCCAGCCAGCCGGAGGTCTTCCCGCCGGTCTGGATGTCATCCATCCGGATCCCGGTTTTTATCTTGTTCTTGCAAATCCGGATGAACTTCAGTCCTTGAAGGACCATGATGTTCCGCACCGCGATCTCGGGCTCTGGAGAGATCTCTATCCCGCCGCAGTTATTTCGACTCATCTGTCCGGGTACACGAATGTAGAGGATCCAATCGCGACTCAGAACGGCCGATATCTGATCCGGTGGGACAGGGACCAGCCTCCCCCCCGCGGCCATATTGCCGTTCTTCCTATGAGGGGTGTGCCTCCATTCCCTGAGCGGCCGCTTCGTGCGTCCTCTCCTGCAGACATTCCTTTCCGAGGGGCATCGTTCTTTCCATCTGAACGTTTTGAGTCGTACCTTCGCCAGGTTTCGGGGGAAGATCCCTTCCTCTTTCAGGGTCAGGAGATCGCTCTGTACAGCCGAAGTTACGACCTTATGACCCGGGCGGATCACACCGAGGCCATGGCTGTGGAATATCTGTACATCACCCTTCAGTCCCAGGGATATGCTCCGGAAGTTCTCCCCTTTGCCGTCCCCTACTGCGGGGCCCACTTTAACGTAGCCGTTACCGTCCCCGGGTGGCTCTATCCCGATGAGGAAGTTTACGTCACCGCCCATTTCGATGACCGTCCCTTTTCGGGACGGGCACCGGGAGCGGATGATAACGGAACCGGGACAGCCTCCATGCTGGTAATTTCAGAAATGCTTCGATGCCTGCCTCCTCAGCGAACGATCCGGCTCGTCTGGGTCAGCGCAGAGGAAGTCGGTCTGTGTGGTTCCCGGGGCCTTCTGGAAAGCATGGATACAACGCGTCGTTCCAACATCGTTGCCGATATTAATGGGGATATGTTTGGGTATGATGGGAATGGTGACGGCTATGTGCCCATTCACGCGGGCCTTATGTCCGGAAGTCGGGATCTGGGGCAGATCTTTGCGGATGCCGCCGTTAACCTCGGTCTTCCTCTGGACGTGGAAGTACTGACCCATAACGCGATCGCCGCATCGGATCACAGCTCCTTTTGGATTTACGGGATCCCCGCCATCGAAATCGGTGAGGATTTTTTTTACGACAGCAACCCGGCCTACCATCGTTCCGGTGACAAAATTTCCGCCATGCATCTGGACTATGCCACGGCCATTGGAACAGCCATGGCGGCAACGGTTCTATCCGTGGCCAATCCCGATCCGGGATTTTATCCCCGGACCTTTTCCTGCTTCGACCGCATGAACGATTCAAAGCCAGCTGCTACCCCTCGCTGA
- a CDS encoding HAD family hydrolase, with translation MTDTGSKHKFAGIIFDLDGVLVDSWDAWYHLLNLALFHFAAKGPLTKEEFQPLWGQGMEADRDMFFPGLPVETLKKYYEDHFPEVVPRVKWFPGSQDALQALRRSGIRCGVASNSPAGILRTILENGGLIPYFEVILSSEEVLRPKPDPDILLEVLRRMNLSAEQVLFVGDSPYDKAAASAAGIEFAGLGIDGDYRLSKLTDLCFLEGVGTDVRSSLQSLEESSSPEK, from the coding sequence TTGACGGACACCGGATCAAAACACAAATTTGCAGGGATTATTTTTGACCTGGACGGGGTCCTTGTGGATTCCTGGGATGCATGGTATCACCTGCTGAACCTGGCACTCTTCCATTTTGCGGCAAAGGGACCCCTGACAAAAGAGGAGTTTCAACCCCTGTGGGGTCAGGGTATGGAAGCCGACCGGGACATGTTTTTCCCCGGTTTGCCCGTGGAAACACTAAAGAAATATTATGAGGACCACTTCCCTGAAGTTGTACCCAGGGTGAAGTGGTTTCCGGGAAGCCAGGATGCCCTGCAAGCATTACGTCGTTCAGGAATTCGTTGCGGTGTGGCAAGTAACTCTCCGGCCGGAATCTTGCGGACCATTCTGGAAAACGGGGGGTTGATTCCCTACTTTGAGGTGATACTCTCCTCCGAAGAGGTACTCCGGCCCAAACCCGACCCGGACATTCTTCTTGAAGTCCTGCGAAGAATGAACCTGTCGGCCGAGCAGGTACTCTTTGTAGGGGATTCCCCCTATGACAAAGCCGCGGCTTCCGCAGCAGGAATTGAATTTGCCGGGCTGGGGATTGATGGCGATTACCGCCTTTCGAAGCTTACCGATCTCTGTTTTCTGGAAGGTGTCGGGACAGACGTTCGATCTTCCTTGCAATCCCTCGAAGAATCTTCATCTCCCGAGAAGTAG
- a CDS encoding RNA methyltransferase, which translates to MSEPAWRKPSNTSNPWPEAVQPTVLLVSPKYSGNIGAVARCMKNFGLRDLVLIDPRADRLDGDAFSMASGAEDVLHESRIEETLSEALADYSNVAGTTSLRRRTFKQPILPLREAASKGFPPTDSPWCLVFGPEDRGLSNEELACCSHLITIPSDPDFPTLNLAQSVAITLYEFSMISGSELEARRAASHEERELGLDHLRNALLRIGFLDRNDPDRIIRDLRSLVGRAGATSREMKILRGIARKIERLSRHLPENRDR; encoded by the coding sequence ATGTCCGAACCGGCCTGGCGAAAACCATCGAATACTTCCAATCCCTGGCCTGAGGCCGTGCAGCCCACTGTTCTTCTTGTCTCTCCCAAATATTCAGGAAACATCGGAGCGGTGGCACGATGTATGAAAAATTTCGGATTGAGAGACCTGGTTCTTATCGACCCGCGTGCGGATCGACTGGATGGGGACGCTTTCTCCATGGCCAGCGGTGCCGAAGATGTCCTGCATGAGTCACGAATCGAAGAGACCCTTTCCGAGGCCCTTGCGGACTATTCCAACGTAGCGGGAACGACAAGTCTGCGAAGACGGACCTTTAAACAGCCGATCCTTCCTCTTCGTGAGGCAGCATCGAAAGGTTTCCCTCCCACAGACTCTCCCTGGTGCCTGGTCTTTGGACCGGAGGATCGTGGGCTTTCGAACGAAGAACTTGCCTGTTGTTCCCACCTGATCACCATTCCCTCCGATCCTGATTTCCCTACACTGAATCTGGCTCAGTCCGTCGCCATCACCCTTTACGAGTTCTCAATGATTTCGGGGTCCGAACTTGAGGCTCGAAGGGCGGCATCCCATGAAGAACGGGAATTGGGATTGGATCATCTTCGAAACGCCCTGTTACGCATCGGCTTTCTGGATCGAAATGATCCTGACCGCATCATCAGAGACCTGCGCTCTCTTGTGGGGCGAGCCGGTGCTACTTCTCGGGAGATGAAGATTCTTCGAGGGATTGCAAGGAAGATCGAACGTCTGTCCCGACACCTTCCAGAAAACAGAGATCGGTAA
- a CDS encoding SDR family oxidoreductase, producing MPLTDRHAVITGGAGFIGSHLCEAFLERGGRVTCIDNLITGNLANIEHLVGKDGFRFIRHDVTDYIHIPGEVHFILHFASPASPVDYLQFPIQTLKVGALGTHKALGLAKAKNATFLLASTSEVYGDPQVPVQPETYWGHVNPIGPRGVYDEAKRFAEAITMAYHRYHGLATRIVRIFNTYGPRMRPDDGRVVPTFIHQALRGEDLTVFGQGNQTRSFCFISDLVDGLIRLLLSDHSEPVNLGNPHEMTVLDLASLIGELIPGSGKVVHRALPTDDPKIRRPDITKAREILGWEPRVDVRTGLAKTIEYFQSLA from the coding sequence ATGCCGCTGACCGATCGTCATGCAGTAATCACCGGAGGCGCCGGATTCATCGGATCCCACCTTTGTGAAGCCTTTCTGGAGCGTGGGGGCCGGGTAACATGTATCGACAACCTGATCACGGGGAACCTGGCCAACATCGAACATCTGGTCGGAAAAGACGGCTTTCGATTCATTCGCCATGATGTCACCGACTACATTCACATCCCCGGGGAAGTTCACTTTATTCTGCACTTTGCCTCGCCGGCCTCTCCCGTCGATTACCTCCAGTTCCCGATTCAGACGCTCAAGGTCGGCGCCCTGGGTACCCACAAGGCACTGGGTCTCGCAAAAGCGAAAAACGCCACCTTTCTCCTGGCCTCAACTTCGGAAGTCTACGGCGATCCCCAGGTTCCGGTGCAGCCGGAAACTTACTGGGGTCATGTCAACCCGATCGGCCCCCGGGGCGTCTACGACGAAGCAAAGCGGTTCGCCGAAGCCATCACGATGGCCTACCACCGATACCACGGCCTGGCCACTCGAATTGTCCGAATCTTCAACACCTACGGTCCCAGAATGCGTCCCGACGACGGACGGGTGGTCCCCACCTTCATCCACCAGGCACTCCGGGGCGAAGACCTCACCGTATTCGGTCAGGGGAACCAGACCCGGTCCTTCTGCTTTATCAGTGATTTAGTCGACGGTTTGATCCGCCTTCTTCTTTCCGATCATTCCGAACCGGTCAATCTGGGGAATCCCCATGAAATGACGGTCCTCGATCTGGCTTCCCTTATTGGAGAGCTGATCCCCGGATCGGGAAAGGTTGTCCACCGGGCCCTTCCCACAGACGACCCCAAGATCCGGAGACCCGACATCACGAAGGCACGGGAGATCCTGGGATGGGAACCTCGAGTCGATGTCCGAACCGGCCTGGCGAAAACCATCGAATACTTCCAATCCCTGGCCTGA